The Penaeus monodon isolate SGIC_2016 chromosome 13, NSTDA_Pmon_1, whole genome shotgun sequence genome contains a region encoding:
- the LOC119579987 gene encoding uncharacterized protein LOC119579987, whose product MSDVTKNYGELFDFLIQDQMLNNCPFELRVFLKERVFGTTLDMAQAADRFRSAHKSFKTRKMPIKEDPDTRNSTKTGVRDKVVCHHCSKPGHIRPSCPDLMPGKSKSSQRVNFVFDSDLSPNNSITCEGMLYNKPVHVLFDSGCSSIIVKKSLIPATARRGKMVTLYDYLGVGRTFPTVRCLIKSEFLSGWFNVVAAPINFTDVLVGMVPGVTVPSVNNPKRNVSVNSSNRTDVVNAAATRSAKVKEDAEPAELTVSDFQFDKISKDDFMNAQNKCSSLENIRAKVNNKSIVNVKNRSVKYEIVKGLIHRVCVNSKHAYKVGVKQLVVPRKFVNVILSTAHDSPVAGHFSHRKTADKIFHNFFWPGAGAEIKRYCRSCHVCQKMSSKGKIGKAPMVQMPIISEPFARVAIDLVGPITPASSRGHKYILTLIDMATRFPEAVPLRNIDTVTVAEALLSIFSRVGIPKEMLSDRGTRFKSDLMAEINRLLSIKALFTSPYHACCNGTVERFHAVLKSMLKKLCGERPQDWDRYIPSVLFAYREVPNDTLKFSPFELLYGRKVRGPLSVLHDLWTRDDINEETKSTYQYVLDLRSR is encoded by the coding sequence ATGAGTGACGTCACAAAGAACTACGGGGAGCTGTTTGACTTCTTGATTCAAGACCAGATGTTAAACAATTGTCCTTTTGAACTTCGCGTTTTTCTTAAGGAACGAGTCTTTGGAACTACTCTTGACATGGCGCAAGCAGCCGACAGATTTCGTAGTGCACACAAGTCTTTCAAAACCCGTAAGATGCCTATCAAGGAAGATCCGGATACAAGGAACAGTACTAAAACTGGCGTTAGGGATAAGGTCGTGTGTCACCACTGTTCCAAGCCAGGTCATATACGTCCTTCTTGCCCCGACTTAATGCCCGGTAAAAGCAAGTCCTCTCAGAGGGTCAACTTTGTGTTCGACTCTGACCTCTCTCCCAACAACAGTATCACGTGTGAGggaatgttatataataaacccGTGCATGTGCTCTTTGATTCTGGCTGTTCGTCCATCATCGTTAAAAAATCGCTGATCCCCGCCACGGCGAGGCGAGGGAAAATGGTCACTCTGTACGACTACCTCGGAGTGGGCCGAACTTTTCCAACTGTGCGCTGTCTTATAAAGAGCGAATTTTTGAGTGGGTGGTTCAACGTTGTTGCTGCTCCTATTAATTTCACCGATGTTCTCGTGGGTATGGTTCCGGGTGTCACAGTACCATCCGTGAATAACCCTAAACGTAATGTATCGGTAAACTCGTCTAACCGCACAGATGTTGTTAATGCAGCTGCCACGAGATCCGCTAAAGTAAAGGAAGACGCCGAACCAGCAGAACTGACAGTTTCTGATTTTCAGTTTGATAAGATTTCCAAGGATGATTTTATGAATGCTCAGAATAAATGTTCTTCTCTCGAAAATATAAGAGCTAAAGTCAACAATAAATCTATAGTAAATGTAAAGAATCGTTCAGTAAAATACGAAATCGTGAAAGGCTTAATTCACCGAGTGTGCGTTAATAGCAAGCATGCCTATAAAGTTGGTGTTAAACAGTTGGTAGTACCTCGGAAATTTGTAAATGTGATCCTTTCAACCGCTCATGATTCTCCTGTTGCAGGTCATTTTTCCCACAGGAAAACCGCGGATaagatttttcataattttttttggccaGGCGCGGGAGCGGAGATAAAACGCTACTGCCGTTCGTGTCACGTGTGTCAGAAGATGAGTTCTAAAGGTAAAATAGGCAAGGCTCCCATGGTTCAGATGCCGATTATAAGCGAGCCATTTGCCAGGGTAGCAATCGATCTTGTGGGGCCGATAACACCTGCGTCGAGCAGAGGCCACAAGTACATACTGACGCTCATTGACATGGCCACTAGATTCCCTGAAGCAGTTCCCTTACGGAATATAGATACCGTCACTGTAGCAGAGGCTTTGCTAAGTATTTTTTCGCGTGTTGGAATACCGAAAGAAATGCTCTCAGATCGCGGAACTCGGTTCAAATCCGATTTAATGGCGGAGATAAACAGGTTGCTCTCGATAAAAGCATTATTTACGAGCCCATACCATGCCTGCTGCAACGGCACTGTAGAACGATTTCACGCAGTGTTAAAGTCCATGCTTAAGAAACTCTGCGGAGAACGACCACAAGATTGGGATCGCTACATTCCGTCTGTCCTATTCGCGTACCGCGAGGTTCCTAACGATACTCTGAAATTCAGCCCATTTGAGTTGTTATACGGTCGCAAAGTGCGTGGTCCATTGTCTGTTCTTCATGATCTATGGACCAGAGATGACATTAATGAGGAGACTAAGAGCACTTATCAGTACGTGCTTGACCTACGATCCCGCTGA